The following are from one region of the Rosistilla carotiformis genome:
- a CDS encoding NERD domain-containing protein: MNIKTEIFVGHPIEIESEMAFLRQLSSDLEAAGRRAVILANFFPRSKPEPQIDFLVVLDGFVCHVELKCVSCPIFGGTNGAWHIQMPDGSRQPLQHDNPYGQSTKCKFAISDEMRAFTGQDKAAKPFYKQMQSVLCIYPKLHRNSVVVSDYKVKTIGYPELLKLLLSGNKSPGWSYEKWIEFAMYLGLVRHDDRSPEQVAADDDAQVLETYLQRFQEWSSIDNQQHVPTSLRIDDEELSTENLISRIDDNRHFQLIGPSGLGKSMLLRGLGTELSTNKQPVIFASAAKYQGRLSDLLNRSVSHLCPMRAIEFIELAQRRGETPTILVDGFNECPVRLREQLLADLQALFLRYGTQIAMSAQQRIELPSALNGAVIECQELTDDQRVAILKQHAGRAVTKQEIENCIAFRSGYELSIAAECLSQLGESSTRRDLFNRFLERRFDSPADVIWARQVFGGLAALMQAQLRTSLSSSDLTHVFEIASEREKIPPRLLNEIVSSGVIDLDQGQCGFRHEMLQRFFESEAICRTVTSFEVLKAELRKPVHHALIEFAIDRQTDDSNIRDLLGLACETNGPSVLSRAFDGNLGASAKQIVREDAAKMLRDAEADLVEIDLKIEINKSDGERTSLEPTVLNARQWSSYEYGLMNLVAERLPSGWLIVDVMRLVGMTQSRVSECLQLRYRSEVLAKPSVKTVLFSRLCVLGGRGDTLPISTILRASCNRYSSFEADLIPEPICEVVRSPTEYSAAELYFALVQFRWNVSQVEDRLTDFFRVCWESEIYHLQLEALYRVAYWCNIAEPNLSELKNYLGTVQPSHPFLGAPLIEALTAFELFEHPTSAYDLKTSLLHALETPDDEESQTIAHDIVSGMFDTINDEACYQAIESLSESERYEVYVMAALGMPGYSMNGGWLLGRLLENASIEALPAFEKYARTLDHEAMGPQDRTACFITAHAGSAALVDEPFCLDDLSNDDRRAWQKYGELIFWLCKPDISPDELRERSEPILAALSTELAFEAIDPLREFAHASSMTFKSDHGRITNRLFKMFLPEFRNLLEFGFKNRESLTRIDKRCPDRQTPRELTTFIVHALGRVGDADSATLLSELIDDPYHGRDVVDSVRRINADEGFEAIGFLHRHP, encoded by the coding sequence ATGAATATCAAAACTGAAATCTTTGTTGGCCACCCGATCGAAATCGAATCGGAGATGGCTTTTCTACGTCAACTTTCGTCAGACCTCGAAGCTGCCGGGCGTCGTGCGGTCATTTTGGCGAACTTCTTTCCGCGTAGCAAACCTGAACCGCAGATCGACTTTCTTGTCGTGCTCGATGGCTTTGTTTGCCATGTCGAGCTGAAATGCGTTTCTTGCCCTATTTTTGGCGGCACCAATGGGGCCTGGCACATACAGATGCCGGATGGGTCAAGACAGCCGCTACAACACGACAATCCTTACGGCCAGTCCACGAAGTGCAAATTCGCGATTAGCGATGAGATGCGTGCTTTCACTGGTCAGGACAAGGCGGCGAAACCGTTCTACAAGCAGATGCAATCAGTCCTTTGCATCTACCCGAAACTCCACCGGAATTCAGTTGTCGTTAGCGACTATAAGGTCAAGACGATCGGTTATCCCGAGCTATTGAAGCTGTTGCTCTCGGGCAACAAGAGTCCAGGCTGGTCATATGAGAAATGGATTGAGTTCGCGATGTATCTCGGACTGGTTCGGCATGATGACCGATCGCCTGAACAGGTCGCCGCTGACGATGATGCGCAAGTGCTTGAAACATATCTCCAGCGTTTCCAAGAATGGAGTAGCATCGACAACCAGCAACATGTCCCAACGTCGCTACGAATTGACGATGAAGAACTGTCGACCGAAAATCTGATTTCCAGAATCGACGACAATCGACACTTTCAGCTCATCGGACCCTCGGGACTTGGCAAGTCAATGCTTCTTCGCGGACTGGGGACAGAGCTTTCGACTAACAAACAGCCGGTCATTTTCGCCTCAGCAGCTAAATATCAAGGAAGACTATCAGACTTGCTGAATCGTAGCGTCTCACATCTGTGCCCGATGCGCGCGATCGAGTTTATCGAATTGGCCCAGCGGCGCGGCGAAACGCCAACGATCCTGGTAGATGGCTTCAACGAGTGTCCAGTCCGGTTGAGAGAGCAATTGCTTGCTGACCTGCAAGCACTGTTTCTTCGGTATGGCACGCAGATTGCGATGAGCGCGCAGCAGAGAATTGAGCTTCCTTCAGCACTGAATGGAGCGGTCATCGAATGTCAGGAATTGACGGACGATCAACGAGTTGCAATTTTGAAACAGCATGCAGGTCGCGCAGTCACGAAACAGGAAATTGAGAATTGCATTGCATTCCGTTCTGGCTACGAACTTTCGATCGCTGCTGAATGCCTTTCACAGCTTGGTGAGTCCTCGACACGGCGTGATTTGTTCAATCGTTTTTTGGAACGACGATTCGATAGCCCGGCGGATGTCATTTGGGCACGGCAGGTCTTTGGCGGACTTGCGGCTCTAATGCAAGCTCAGCTTCGGACGAGTCTTTCCAGTAGTGACTTAACCCATGTATTTGAGATCGCTTCAGAACGCGAGAAAATCCCACCGAGACTGCTAAATGAGATTGTCAGCAGCGGTGTGATTGACTTGGATCAGGGCCAATGCGGATTTCGGCACGAGATGCTACAGAGGTTCTTTGAGTCGGAGGCGATTTGCCGAACAGTCACCAGCTTTGAAGTGCTTAAGGCTGAACTTCGGAAGCCTGTTCATCACGCTCTTATCGAATTCGCAATTGATCGTCAGACGGACGATTCCAACATTCGTGATCTTCTCGGTCTCGCCTGCGAAACGAACGGTCCTTCCGTTCTATCGCGAGCGTTTGACGGAAATCTTGGTGCGTCGGCGAAACAGATCGTGCGCGAGGACGCAGCTAAAATGCTACGCGACGCGGAAGCCGATTTGGTCGAGATTGATTTGAAGATCGAAATTAACAAGTCCGATGGAGAGCGTACGTCGTTGGAGCCAACCGTACTGAACGCTCGGCAATGGTCTTCGTATGAATACGGACTGATGAACTTGGTAGCTGAACGACTGCCGTCAGGATGGTTAATCGTCGATGTCATGCGGCTCGTTGGAATGACACAGTCTCGGGTTAGCGAGTGTTTGCAACTTCGATACCGCTCTGAAGTACTTGCGAAACCAAGTGTCAAGACTGTCCTGTTTTCGCGTCTTTGTGTCCTCGGCGGACGCGGTGACACGTTGCCCATATCAACGATTCTTAGGGCTTCGTGTAATCGCTACTCAAGTTTCGAGGCGGACTTAATACCGGAACCTATTTGTGAAGTTGTGCGCTCACCAACGGAATACTCCGCAGCGGAGCTGTATTTTGCACTTGTTCAATTTCGGTGGAATGTTTCGCAGGTCGAAGATCGGTTGACTGATTTCTTCAGGGTTTGCTGGGAATCCGAGATTTACCATTTGCAGTTGGAAGCCCTCTACCGCGTTGCCTATTGGTGCAATATCGCCGAACCGAACCTTTCTGAGTTAAAGAACTACCTCGGGACAGTCCAGCCATCGCACCCGTTCCTCGGCGCACCATTGATCGAGGCGCTAACCGCGTTTGAACTATTTGAACATCCCACATCGGCATACGATCTCAAGACATCACTGCTTCACGCACTGGAGACGCCCGATGACGAGGAATCTCAAACGATCGCTCATGACATCGTCTCAGGAATGTTCGACACGATTAATGATGAAGCGTGCTACCAAGCCATCGAGTCGCTGTCAGAATCTGAGAGATACGAGGTCTATGTGATGGCCGCGTTGGGAATGCCTGGCTATTCGATGAATGGCGGTTGGTTGCTTGGAAGACTGTTAGAGAATGCGTCCATTGAAGCACTTCCGGCGTTTGAGAAATATGCGCGCACCTTGGATCACGAAGCGATGGGGCCGCAGGATCGCACGGCCTGTTTTATCACAGCACATGCTGGTTCGGCGGCTCTGGTGGACGAGCCATTCTGTCTCGATGACCTTAGCAACGACGATCGACGTGCTTGGCAGAAATATGGTGAGCTCATTTTCTGGCTTTGCAAACCTGACATCTCACCAGATGAACTGAGGGAACGAAGTGAGCCAATTTTGGCTGCACTCTCGACCGAACTTGCGTTCGAGGCTATCGACCCGCTACGAGAGTTCGCCCACGCTTCCAGCATGACCTTCAAGTCAGACCATGGAAGGATTACAAACCGCCTTTTCAAAATGTTCTTGCCAGAGTTCCGCAATCTGCTGGAGTTTGGATTCAAGAATCGAGAGAGTCTTACACGAATCGACAAACGCTGTCCCGATCGACAGACTCCACGAGAACTCACAACCTTCATTGTTCACGCGCTGGGGCGAGTTGGGGACGCGGATTCGGCAACCTTGCTCAGTGAACTGATTGACGATCCCTACCATGGTCGTGATGTGGTCGATTCTGTTCGGCGAATAAATGCGGATGAAGGATTTGAGGCGATTGGATTCCTGCACCGCCATCCGTAG
- a CDS encoding DUF1257 domain-containing protein, whose product MSHVVTIEAQVRDPEALRSSCRRLGLDAPVHQTIKLFTAEATGHCVQLPRWRYPVVCDTDSGVIHYDNYGGHWGEQSELDRLVQRYAVEKTVIESRKQGYTVTEHTLANGSIKLSVQVGGAN is encoded by the coding sequence ATGTCACACGTTGTGACGATTGAGGCACAGGTGCGTGATCCAGAGGCATTACGGTCATCGTGCCGTCGCCTTGGCCTTGACGCACCGGTGCATCAAACCATCAAGCTGTTCACCGCCGAGGCAACTGGACATTGCGTCCAGCTCCCTCGATGGCGTTACCCCGTTGTCTGCGATACCGACAGCGGCGTGATTCACTACGACAACTACGGAGGTCATTGGGGTGAACAATCCGAGCTCGACAGATTGGTCCAAAGATACGCGGTGGAGAAAACGGTCATTGAGTCTCGGAAACAGGGATACACGGTGACCGAGCACACTCTCGCGAATGGATCGATCAAGCTGAGCGTCCAAGTTGGAGGTGCAAATTGA
- a CDS encoding ThiF family adenylyltransferase, with protein sequence MGAKSVGNRSLERQSLGGDQLNAAQNRFERQSQLVPMDRLAEVTATVIGVGAIGRQVALQLASIGTPRIQLIDFDNVDLSNTTTQGYRKHEVGSAKTFATSQAIGEIDSTIDVIRVEDRFRPRQEIGNTVFCCVDSIAARSAIWRSVKSRVGFWADGRMLGEVLRVLTVTDSKSEALYASTLFAASDAQQGTCTSHSTVYAASIAAGLIVHQFTRWLRDIPTDADTSVNLLSGEWTVQDASLRNEQGTSFHRGPSPNSYS encoded by the coding sequence GTGGGAGCAAAATCCGTCGGCAACCGATCGCTGGAGCGACAATCTCTTGGGGGCGATCAGTTGAACGCGGCTCAGAATCGTTTTGAACGTCAAAGCCAACTGGTCCCGATGGACCGGTTGGCTGAAGTCACCGCAACGGTGATCGGCGTTGGCGCGATCGGTCGTCAAGTTGCGTTGCAACTCGCGTCGATCGGAACGCCACGAATCCAGTTGATCGACTTCGATAACGTCGACTTGTCCAACACGACAACGCAAGGCTACCGAAAGCATGAGGTTGGATCGGCGAAAACGTTTGCCACGTCGCAAGCCATTGGCGAAATTGATTCAACGATCGATGTCATTCGAGTGGAGGACCGTTTTCGACCACGCCAAGAGATCGGTAACACAGTGTTTTGCTGCGTGGACTCCATCGCCGCTCGATCTGCAATCTGGCGTTCGGTAAAGTCGCGTGTGGGGTTCTGGGCCGATGGCCGGATGCTTGGCGAAGTGCTGCGAGTCCTAACGGTCACCGACAGCAAGTCCGAAGCTCTTTACGCTTCAACACTTTTCGCCGCATCCGACGCCCAGCAAGGAACTTGCACGTCACACAGCACGGTCTACGCCGCCAGCATCGCAGCGGGATTGATTGTCCATCAGTTCACGCGATGGCTCCGCGACATCCCAACCGACGCCGACACCAGCGTCAATTTGCTATCCGGCGAATGGACCGTCCAAGACGCTTCCTTACGAAACGAACAGGGCACAAGCTTTCACCGAGGCCCCAGCCCCAACTCGTATTCGTAA
- a CDS encoding MoaD/ThiS family protein, whose translation MKVLLISNDAGGYAHNVEAPDGTTVQQMFERHIGSFHADSYLIRVNRQPASADQPLRDGDRVSFTPLKIEGAA comes from the coding sequence ATGAAAGTACTTTTGATTTCCAATGACGCTGGTGGATACGCACACAACGTCGAGGCACCCGATGGGACAACCGTCCAACAAATGTTCGAACGACACATCGGTTCGTTCCATGCGGATAGCTATCTGATCCGCGTTAATCGCCAACCCGCGAGCGCTGACCAACCGCTTCGCGATGGTGACCGCGTTTCGTTCACGCCACTGAAGATCGAAGGTGCCGCCTGA
- a CDS encoding AAA family ATPase: MKLSDRLEELVKACFTGIWIESHEHDDALLEMKQLCRENDWRLVNWDIDQGLRINGSPLGDDDGTTDPLSAIRSMRSFAGDDTPSIVVLTNFHRFLSSAEIMQALARQLVNGKSTRTIFVILSPVVQIPTELEKLFIVIDHPLPTREQLKEIAEGIATEEGELHGADGLETVLDAAMGLTRLEAENAFGLSLVRDSVIQPESVWELKASMLKKSGLLQLYKSSDDFTSLGGLDSLKAFCKRSLLQHGRDNPLKRPRGVLLLGVPGTGKSAFAKALGKETGRPTLILDVGALMGSLVGQTEQNVRRALKIADAMAPCILFIDEIEKALSGAAGSGQNDSGVSSRMLGTLLSWMNDHTSNVYLIATCNDITRMPPELSRAERFDGIVFLDLPQRDQKDRIWNQYITMFGLEAEQKRPADDKWTGAEIRACCRLSALLDIPLSQAGQNVVPVAVTATESVDRLRQWASGRCLDAEKSGIYQHDAKPQSRRRVSRSNPSQN; the protein is encoded by the coding sequence ATGAAACTATCCGATCGTTTGGAGGAATTGGTGAAAGCCTGTTTCACCGGCATTTGGATCGAAAGTCACGAGCACGACGATGCGTTGCTCGAAATGAAGCAACTTTGTCGTGAGAACGACTGGCGGCTGGTGAACTGGGACATCGACCAGGGTCTGCGGATCAACGGAAGTCCGCTCGGTGACGATGACGGGACGACCGACCCGCTATCCGCAATTCGCTCGATGCGTTCATTCGCTGGCGATGACACGCCGTCGATCGTCGTATTGACGAATTTTCACCGCTTCCTCAGTTCCGCCGAAATCATGCAGGCGTTGGCGCGCCAGCTCGTTAACGGCAAGTCAACTCGAACGATCTTTGTCATCCTATCGCCGGTAGTCCAGATCCCGACGGAACTGGAGAAACTTTTCATCGTCATCGACCATCCGTTGCCGACGCGCGAACAACTCAAAGAGATCGCCGAGGGCATCGCCACCGAAGAGGGGGAACTCCACGGTGCCGACGGACTCGAAACCGTGCTGGATGCCGCGATGGGGCTGACTCGTTTGGAGGCTGAAAATGCATTCGGATTGAGTCTGGTTCGTGATTCCGTAATCCAGCCGGAATCGGTTTGGGAACTGAAGGCGAGCATGCTCAAAAAGTCCGGCCTGCTTCAACTATACAAAAGTAGCGACGACTTCACATCGCTCGGCGGGCTCGACAGTTTGAAGGCATTTTGCAAACGCTCGCTGCTTCAACATGGGCGTGACAACCCGTTGAAACGCCCTCGCGGCGTGTTGTTGTTGGGGGTTCCAGGAACCGGCAAGTCGGCATTCGCCAAAGCACTTGGCAAAGAGACCGGACGTCCCACGTTGATCCTCGACGTCGGGGCTTTGATGGGGAGTCTTGTCGGCCAAACGGAGCAAAACGTTCGGCGCGCGCTGAAAATCGCCGACGCCATGGCTCCCTGCATTCTATTCATCGACGAGATCGAGAAGGCTCTGAGCGGGGCGGCGGGCTCGGGTCAAAACGATTCGGGTGTGTCCTCTCGCATGCTGGGCACGTTGCTCAGTTGGATGAACGACCATACCTCGAACGTCTATCTGATTGCGACCTGCAACGATATCACGCGGATGCCTCCGGAACTTTCCCGTGCCGAGCGTTTTGACGGAATCGTGTTTTTGGATCTGCCCCAGCGTGACCAGAAGGACCGAATTTGGAACCAATATATCACCATGTTCGGGCTAGAAGCGGAGCAAAAGCGTCCGGCTGATGATAAATGGACCGGCGCAGAAATCCGTGCCTGTTGCCGGTTATCTGCGTTGCTTGATATTCCACTCTCACAAGCGGGGCAGAACGTGGTTCCCGTGGCAGTAACGGCAACCGAATCGGTGGACCGTTTGCGTCAATGGGCCAGCGGACGTTGTTTGGATGCGGAGAAGTCGGGGATCTACCAACACGATGCCAAACCCCAATCACGAAGGCGGGTGTCGCGTTCCAATCCGTCTCAGAATTGA
- a CDS encoding DUF2997 domain-containing protein — translation MKIINIVISPSGVTKIETVGFVGSECRVASQFLETALGRRASERLTTEFHSSQSSNNTQTQKEG, via the coding sequence TTGAAAATAATCAACATCGTCATCTCTCCGAGTGGCGTGACCAAGATCGAGACGGTCGGTTTTGTCGGTAGCGAGTGCCGCGTCGCTAGTCAGTTTCTTGAAACGGCACTGGGGAGACGAGCTTCGGAGCGACTCACCACGGAATTCCATTCCTCTCAGTCCAGCAATAACACTCAAACACAAAAAGAAGGATGA